Proteins found in one Serratia plymuthica genomic segment:
- a CDS encoding NAD(P)-binding protein — MGITRRDFLNGVAITIAAGLTPLQILRASPQTANQTLYYPPALTGLRGNHPGSFEHAHQLGRDGKAFDFGSVPATEEFDLIVVGAGISGLAAACFWQQMKGAQQRILLIDNHDDFGGHAKRNEFSSENGTILGYGGSESLQSPRSNFSPVAMGLLQKLGVSIDNLEKAFDKTFYPDLNLSRGVYFDRKNFGVDKVVNGDPGRMVADDIPRDRLNGRSYEAFIGDFPLPESDRQALIALHTVDKDYLPDLTQEQKSEWLDKHSYTQFLREKVGLSEMAIRYFQQTTSDFQAVGIDATSCSDARICDLPGLNGMNLPPLDEESQADLDDPYVFHFPDGNATLARLMVRHLIPAVAPGGKDMNDIVLAKFDYSRLDRPESPVKLRLNSTGLHVANVGDKVEVTYMTGEKMTKVRAGQVVMAGYNMMIPYLVPEMSHEQQEALKQNVKSPLVYSKVVIRNWQPFIKLGVHEVYSPTAPYCRVKLDYPVSMGGYEHPRDPNQPIGLHMVYVPTLAGSGLSPREQSRKGRALLLGTPFEVHEQMIREQLQGMLGSAGFDHQRDIQAITVNRWSHGYSYFLNGLFDDEEEAKKIIETARKPIGKIVIANSDSDWSPYANSAIDQAWRAVNELAFGQAAAKEGA; from the coding sequence GGATCCTTCGAGCATGCGCACCAGTTGGGGCGCGACGGCAAGGCATTCGATTTCGGTAGCGTACCCGCCACGGAAGAGTTTGACCTGATCGTGGTCGGTGCGGGCATCAGCGGGCTGGCCGCCGCCTGTTTCTGGCAGCAAATGAAGGGCGCGCAGCAGCGTATTTTGCTGATCGACAACCACGATGACTTTGGCGGCCACGCCAAGCGCAATGAGTTCAGCAGCGAAAACGGCACTATTCTCGGCTATGGCGGCAGCGAATCGCTGCAGTCGCCACGCTCGAACTTCAGCCCTGTGGCGATGGGGCTGCTGCAAAAGCTCGGCGTCAGCATCGACAACCTGGAAAAGGCGTTCGATAAAACCTTCTACCCGGATCTGAATCTGAGCCGCGGCGTCTATTTCGATCGTAAAAACTTCGGCGTCGACAAAGTGGTGAATGGCGATCCAGGGCGTATGGTGGCGGATGATATTCCGCGTGATCGGCTGAATGGCCGCTCCTACGAAGCCTTTATCGGCGATTTCCCGCTGCCGGAAAGTGACCGACAGGCGCTGATCGCGCTGCACACGGTGGACAAAGATTATCTGCCGGACCTGACTCAGGAACAAAAGAGCGAATGGCTCGACAAGCACAGTTATACCCAGTTCCTGCGTGAAAAAGTCGGTCTGAGCGAAATGGCTATCCGTTATTTCCAGCAGACCACCAGCGATTTCCAGGCGGTGGGCATTGACGCCACTTCGTGCAGCGATGCGCGCATCTGCGATCTGCCCGGCCTGAACGGCATGAACCTGCCGCCGCTGGATGAGGAATCGCAGGCGGATCTCGACGATCCTTACGTGTTCCACTTCCCGGATGGCAACGCCACGCTGGCGCGCCTGATGGTGCGTCATCTGATCCCGGCGGTGGCGCCGGGCGGCAAGGATATGAACGACATCGTGCTGGCGAAGTTCGACTACAGCCGGCTCGATCGGCCGGAATCGCCGGTAAAACTGCGCCTGAACAGCACCGGCCTGCACGTGGCTAACGTCGGCGACAAGGTTGAAGTGACCTATATGACCGGCGAGAAAATGACCAAGGTGCGCGCCGGGCAGGTGGTGATGGCCGGTTACAACATGATGATCCCGTATCTGGTGCCGGAAATGTCGCATGAGCAGCAAGAGGCGCTGAAGCAGAACGTGAAATCACCGCTGGTGTACAGCAAAGTGGTGATCCGCAACTGGCAGCCGTTTATCAAGCTGGGCGTGCATGAGGTGTATTCTCCGACCGCGCCTTATTGCCGCGTGAAGCTGGATTATCCGGTGAGCATGGGCGGTTATGAACATCCTCGCGACCCGAATCAGCCGATTGGCCTGCATATGGTGTATGTGCCGACGCTGGCGGGCAGCGGGCTGAGCCCCCGCGAACAGTCGCGCAAAGGGCGCGCCTTGCTGCTGGGCACGCCGTTTGAGGTGCATGAGCAGATGATCCGCGAGCAGTTGCAGGGCATGCTGGGTTCCGCCGGTTTCGACCATCAGCGCGATATTCAGGCGATCACCGTTAACCGCTGGTCGCACGGCTATTCCTACTTCCTCAATGGGCTGTTTGATGATGAAGAGGAGGCGAAAAAAATCATTGAGACGGCGCGTAAGCCGATAGGCAAGATTGTCATAGCCAACTCGGATTCGGACTGGAGCCCGTACGCCAACTCGGCAATCGATCAGGCATGGCGCGCGGTCAACGAACTGGCCTTCGGCCAGGCGGCCGCCAAGGAGGGAGCATGA
- a CDS encoding c-type cytochrome, producing the protein MRMRSLYLLTLLAAGGSAQAMSAGEYVAKAGDCTACHTAPGGALLAGGMKFPTPLGAIYATNITPDKQHGIGAYSFDEFDRAMRQGIAKDGHRLYPAMPYTSYAKMNAAEMRALYEYLMQEVPAQNVANRAVDISWPLSMRWPLAVWNQLFHDDAQYRPDSGQSAEWNRGAYLVQGAGHCGSCHTPRGWAMQEKGLDSKEPAFLSGAELDGWYASNLRGMPQEEVAALLKTGRSRHAAVAGPMSEVVTHSTQYLTDGDLNAIAAYLHSLAAEKTSAEKAVAPVAGSQQAGQRTYAMYCSTCHGNKGEGSDNTIPALAGNATVTADNPLTALRVLLEGAQTPITQQGTAIAMPGYGWALNDRQAADLMSYLRGSWGNQAGAVTAQQVQEARKLAEK; encoded by the coding sequence ATGAGAATGCGTTCACTGTATTTGCTGACTCTACTGGCGGCGGGCGGTTCGGCTCAGGCGATGTCGGCCGGGGAATACGTGGCCAAGGCCGGTGACTGTACCGCCTGCCATACCGCGCCGGGCGGCGCTTTGCTGGCCGGAGGCATGAAGTTCCCGACGCCGCTGGGCGCTATTTACGCCACCAACATCACGCCGGATAAGCAGCACGGCATCGGCGCCTACTCTTTCGACGAGTTTGACCGCGCCATGCGCCAGGGCATCGCCAAAGATGGCCATCGGCTGTATCCGGCGATGCCCTATACCTCTTACGCCAAGATGAATGCGGCGGAAATGCGCGCGCTGTACGAGTATCTGATGCAGGAAGTGCCGGCGCAGAACGTCGCCAACCGCGCCGTCGATATCAGTTGGCCGCTGTCGATGCGTTGGCCGCTGGCGGTTTGGAATCAGCTGTTCCATGACGATGCGCAATATCGGCCGGACAGCGGGCAGAGCGCCGAGTGGAATCGCGGCGCTTATCTGGTGCAGGGCGCGGGCCACTGCGGCAGTTGCCATACGCCGCGCGGCTGGGCAATGCAGGAGAAGGGGCTGGACAGCAAGGAGCCGGCCTTCCTTAGCGGGGCCGAGCTGGACGGCTGGTACGCGTCTAACCTGCGCGGTATGCCGCAGGAAGAGGTGGCTGCACTGTTGAAAACCGGCCGCAGCCGACATGCTGCGGTGGCCGGGCCGATGAGCGAGGTGGTCACTCACAGTACGCAGTATCTTACCGATGGCGACCTGAACGCCATTGCCGCTTATCTGCACAGCCTGGCGGCGGAAAAAACGTCGGCAGAGAAAGCCGTTGCCCCGGTGGCCGGCAGTCAACAGGCCGGACAGCGCACCTATGCGATGTACTGTTCAACCTGCCACGGCAATAAAGGCGAGGGCAGCGACAACACCATCCCGGCATTGGCAGGCAACGCGACGGTGACGGCGGACAATCCGCTGACGGCGCTGCGTGTCTTGCTGGAAGGGGCGCAAACGCCGATCACTCAGCAGGGCACCGCGATCGCCATGCCAGGTTACGGCTGGGCATTGAATGACCGGCAGGCGGCCGATCTGATGAGCTACTTGCGCGGAAGCTGGGGCAATCAGGCTGGGGCGGTAACGGCGCAGCAGGTGCAGGAGGCGCGCAAGCTGGCGGAGAAATAA
- the hmpA gene encoding NO-inducible flavohemoprotein encodes MLDSQTIATVKSTIPLLAATGPKLTAHFYDRMFEHNPELKDVFNMNNQRNGDQRQALFDAICAYAANIENLAALLPAVERIAQKHTSLNIQPEQYQIVGGHLLATLDEMFSPGQEVLDAWGKAYGVLANVFIQREGQIYQESENANGGWRERRAFRIVKKQPQSDVICSFVLAPVDGSRVIDFKPGQYLAVYINHDSMENQEIRQYSLTAAPNGEYYRIAVKREDQGKVSNFLHQQAKEGDVLYLAPPHGDFFLDVQPTTPVALISAGVGQTPMLGMLNTLHDTQHQANVHWLHAAENGSVHAFADEVADIAGRMPNLSSHVWYREPGADDVEGRDYQSSGLMNLNALRDTLEDPQMQYYFCGPVPFMQHVGKQLLEMGVSAENIHYECFGPHKVL; translated from the coding sequence ATGCTGGATAGCCAGACCATCGCCACCGTAAAATCCACCATCCCTCTGCTGGCTGCGACCGGGCCTAAACTGACCGCTCATTTCTACGATCGCATGTTCGAACACAACCCTGAGTTGAAAGATGTTTTCAACATGAATAACCAGCGCAACGGCGATCAGCGCCAGGCGTTGTTCGATGCGATCTGCGCCTATGCCGCCAATATCGAAAATCTGGCGGCGCTGCTGCCGGCGGTAGAGCGTATTGCCCAGAAACACACCAGCCTGAATATCCAGCCGGAGCAGTATCAAATTGTCGGCGGCCACCTGCTGGCGACGCTGGACGAAATGTTCAGCCCAGGCCAGGAAGTGCTGGATGCCTGGGGCAAGGCCTACGGCGTATTGGCGAACGTGTTTATCCAGCGTGAAGGCCAGATTTATCAGGAAAGTGAAAACGCGAATGGCGGCTGGCGCGAACGGCGCGCTTTCCGCATTGTCAAAAAGCAGCCGCAAAGCGACGTGATTTGCAGCTTCGTGCTGGCGCCGGTGGACGGCAGCCGCGTGATTGACTTCAAGCCAGGGCAATATCTGGCGGTCTATATCAATCACGACAGCATGGAAAATCAGGAAATCCGCCAATACTCACTGACCGCCGCGCCTAACGGCGAGTACTACCGCATTGCGGTGAAGCGTGAAGATCAAGGTAAGGTCTCGAATTTCCTGCATCAGCAGGCCAAAGAGGGCGATGTGCTGTATCTGGCGCCGCCGCACGGGGATTTCTTCCTTGACGTGCAGCCAACCACCCCGGTAGCCCTGATCTCCGCCGGCGTGGGCCAAACGCCCATGCTCGGCATGCTCAATACCCTGCACGACACTCAACATCAGGCGAACGTGCACTGGTTGCACGCGGCGGAAAACGGCAGCGTTCACGCCTTTGCGGATGAAGTGGCGGATATCGCCGGCCGCATGCCAAACCTGAGCAGTCACGTCTGGTACCGCGAGCCGGGCGCCGACGACGTGGAAGGCCGCGATTATCAGAGCAGCGGGTTGATGAACCTCAACGCACTGCGCGACACGCTCGAGGATCCACAGATGCAATATTACTTCTGCGGCCCGGTGCCGTTTATGCAGCATGTCGGCAAACAGCTGCTGGAAATGGGCGTGAGCGCCGAGAACATCCATTACGAATGCTTCGGCCCGCATAAAGTACTGTAA
- the glyA gene encoding serine hydroxymethyltransferase: MLKREMNIADYDAELWRAMEQEVVRQEEHIELIASENYTSPRVMQAQGSQLTNKYAEGYPGKRYYGGCEYVDIVEQLAIDRAKELFGADYANVQPHSGSQANFAVYTALLQPGDTILGMNLAHGGHLTHGSPVNLSGKLYNVVPYGINDKGEIDYDDLAKQAQTHKPKMIIGGFSAFSGLVDWAKMREIADSIGAYLFVDMAHVAGLIAAGVYPNPVPHAHIVTTTTHKTLAGPRGGLILAKGGDEDLYKKLNSAVFPGGQGGPLMHVIAGKAVALKEAMEPEFKVYQQQVADNAKAMVKVFLERGYKVVSGGTHNHLFLLDLVDKNLTGKEADAALGRANITVNKNSVPNDPKSPFVTSGIRIGTPAVTRRGFKVAEVTELAGWICDVLDNINDEATIERTKKKVLDICARLPVYA, encoded by the coding sequence ATGTTAAAGCGTGAAATGAACATTGCCGATTATGATGCCGAACTGTGGCGTGCAATGGAGCAAGAAGTCGTGCGTCAGGAAGAGCACATTGAACTGATTGCGTCTGAGAACTACACCAGCCCGCGCGTCATGCAGGCTCAGGGTTCCCAGTTGACCAACAAATACGCTGAAGGCTATCCGGGCAAGCGTTATTACGGCGGCTGCGAATACGTGGATATCGTTGAGCAACTGGCCATCGACCGTGCTAAAGAGCTGTTTGGCGCAGATTACGCCAACGTGCAGCCGCACTCCGGCTCCCAGGCTAACTTCGCCGTCTACACCGCGCTGCTGCAGCCGGGCGACACCATTCTGGGCATGAACCTGGCGCACGGCGGCCACCTGACCCACGGTTCACCGGTCAACCTGTCCGGCAAGCTGTATAACGTGGTGCCTTACGGCATCAACGACAAAGGCGAAATCGATTACGACGATCTGGCCAAGCAAGCGCAGACCCACAAACCAAAAATGATCATCGGTGGCTTCTCGGCCTTCTCCGGTCTGGTTGACTGGGCAAAAATGCGTGAAATCGCCGACAGCATCGGCGCTTACCTGTTCGTCGACATGGCGCACGTTGCGGGCCTGATTGCCGCCGGCGTTTATCCGAACCCGGTTCCGCACGCGCACATCGTGACCACCACCACCCACAAAACCCTGGCGGGCCCGCGTGGCGGCCTGATCCTGGCGAAGGGCGGTGATGAAGATCTGTACAAGAAGCTGAACTCCGCCGTATTCCCTGGCGGCCAGGGCGGCCCGCTGATGCATGTGATTGCCGGTAAAGCGGTAGCGCTGAAAGAAGCGATGGAGCCTGAGTTCAAGGTTTACCAGCAGCAAGTCGCCGACAACGCCAAAGCGATGGTGAAGGTGTTCCTGGAGCGCGGCTACAAAGTGGTTTCCGGCGGTACTCATAACCACCTGTTCCTGCTGGACCTGGTTGACAAAAACCTGACCGGTAAAGAAGCCGACGCTGCCCTGGGCCGCGCCAACATCACCGTGAACAAAAACAGCGTGCCGAACGATCCGAAAAGCCCGTTCGTTACCTCTGGCATACGTATCGGTACGCCGGCTGTGACCCGCCGCGGCTTCAAAGTTGCTGAAGTGACTGAGTTGGCCGGTTGGATCTGCGACGTGCTGGACAACATCAACGATGAAGCCACCATCGAACGCACCAAGAAGAAAGTACTGGATATCTGCGCCCGCCTGCCGGTCTACGCATAA
- a CDS encoding 3-phenylpropionate MFS transporter — MVLQSTRWLALSYFTYFFSYGIFLPFWGVWLKGEGIAPETIGILLGAGLVARFLGSLLIAPRVKDPSHLVTALRLLALLTLAFAIGFCFGNGWGWLMLVIAGFNLFFSPLVPLTDALAATWQKQIAMDYGRVRLWGSLAFVIGSALTGQMVSVWGHNAILYSLILSVLAMLLGMMLKPSVMPQGETRTQSGPERSLREMLKEGPVWRFLLCVTLLQGAHAGYYSFGSIYWQEAGYSASTIGYLWSLGVVAEVIIFASSNFLFRRWNARNLLLLSACCGVLRWSLMASSTELGWLLVIQILHCGTFTVCHLAAMRFIAARKGPEVIRLQAIYSALAMGGGIAIMTVIAGFLFEHLQGGVFWVMAAVALPALFIRPPAIAVSDSR, encoded by the coding sequence ATGGTTCTGCAATCAACGCGTTGGCTCGCTCTCAGTTATTTCACTTATTTCTTTTCATATGGCATCTTCTTGCCGTTTTGGGGCGTTTGGCTAAAAGGCGAGGGCATAGCGCCCGAAACCATCGGCATTCTGCTGGGGGCCGGTCTGGTCGCGCGTTTCCTCGGCAGTTTGCTGATTGCTCCCCGGGTTAAAGATCCTTCCCATCTGGTGACGGCATTGCGCCTGCTGGCGTTGCTAACGCTGGCCTTTGCCATCGGGTTCTGCTTCGGTAACGGCTGGGGTTGGCTGATGCTGGTGATTGCCGGCTTCAACCTGTTCTTCTCGCCGTTGGTGCCTTTGACCGACGCGCTGGCCGCCACCTGGCAAAAACAGATCGCCATGGATTACGGGCGTGTCAGGCTATGGGGCTCGCTGGCGTTTGTGATCGGCTCGGCGCTAACCGGGCAAATGGTGTCGGTTTGGGGCCACAACGCCATTCTTTACAGCTTGATCCTCAGCGTGTTGGCGATGCTGCTGGGCATGATGCTGAAACCGAGCGTGATGCCGCAGGGGGAGACGCGTACTCAAAGCGGGCCAGAGCGCTCACTGCGTGAAATGCTCAAGGAAGGGCCGGTCTGGCGTTTCCTGTTGTGCGTCACTTTGCTGCAGGGCGCGCATGCCGGCTATTACAGTTTTGGCTCTATCTACTGGCAGGAGGCCGGCTACTCGGCTTCGACGATAGGTTATCTGTGGTCACTGGGCGTGGTGGCGGAAGTCATTATTTTCGCCAGCAGCAATTTCCTGTTCCGCCGCTGGAATGCGCGCAATCTGCTGCTGCTTTCCGCCTGCTGCGGGGTGCTGCGCTGGAGCCTGATGGCCTCCAGCACCGAGCTGGGCTGGCTGTTGGTGATCCAGATCCTGCATTGCGGCACCTTTACCGTTTGCCATCTGGCGGCGATGCGTTTCATCGCTGCGCGCAAAGGGCCGGAGGTGATCCGGCTGCAGGCGATTTACTCGGCGCTGGCGATGGGCGGCGGTATTGCGATAATGACGGTGATTGCCGGCTTCCTGTTTGAACATCTGCAGGGCGGGGTATTCTGGGTGATGGCGGCGGTGGCGTTGCCGGCGTTGTTTATTCGCCCGCCGGCCATTGCGGTCAGCGACAGCCGTTAA
- the csiE gene encoding stationary phase inducible protein CsiE yields the protein MSLDTAPVPELSGQQRRCHLLLMLYAPVPAVQLETISQINGVDHPTARQDIAEVASEIQRFHHLEIVGNCDEGYRLKGSALNQRLCLLHWLRRALRCSPEFIDQHFAPWLHQALAVNADPSPQLESYIGSCEPLLNRPLDQRDHQFLQYYLCYCARETQRQRHPLFTATQRAWLHQKPEHQAASLLHQSLNQLFALQPEASESDFLVLMFTMLKNHSYHSNDSEEDLRLMRSIENMVERFQQISGMTFSSKENLISQLFAHLAPAIERCRFDIGIDNMLLEEALRMYPRLMRTTQEALAPLEQEYEIRFSSEEAGLVAISFGAWLMQGNALQEKQVLLLTLDNPQLEEEVEHQIRELTLLPLNIKYLPLRDYLRSGAPQGVTLVISPYAAVHSEPQPPLIYTELPLERQQRKAIRALLEAS from the coding sequence ATGAGCCTGGACACTGCTCCTGTGCCTGAGCTCTCCGGTCAACAACGGCGCTGTCATCTGTTACTGATGCTGTATGCGCCGGTGCCCGCTGTACAACTGGAGACCATCAGCCAAATCAACGGCGTCGACCACCCCACTGCCCGGCAAGATATAGCCGAGGTTGCCAGTGAAATCCAGCGTTTCCACCATCTGGAGATCGTCGGCAATTGCGACGAAGGTTACCGGCTCAAGGGAAGTGCGCTCAACCAACGCCTCTGCCTGCTTCACTGGCTGCGCAGAGCCCTGCGCTGCAGCCCGGAATTTATCGACCAACATTTTGCCCCCTGGCTGCACCAGGCGCTGGCGGTAAACGCCGATCCCTCGCCGCAGTTGGAAAGTTACATCGGCAGCTGTGAACCGCTGCTCAACCGCCCCCTCGATCAACGCGATCATCAATTTCTGCAGTATTATCTGTGTTACTGCGCCAGGGAAACCCAGCGCCAACGGCACCCGCTATTCACCGCCACCCAGCGCGCCTGGCTGCACCAGAAACCTGAGCATCAGGCGGCCAGCTTGCTGCATCAATCGCTGAATCAGCTTTTCGCCCTGCAGCCCGAGGCCAGCGAAAGCGATTTTCTGGTGCTGATGTTCACCATGCTGAAAAACCACAGCTACCACAGCAACGACTCAGAGGAAGATCTGCGGTTAATGAGATCGATTGAAAACATGGTCGAGCGCTTCCAGCAGATTTCCGGCATGACCTTCAGCAGTAAAGAAAATTTGATCAGCCAGCTGTTCGCCCATCTGGCGCCTGCGATCGAGCGCTGCCGTTTTGACATCGGCATTGACAACATGTTGCTCGAGGAAGCGTTACGCATGTACCCGCGCCTGATGCGCACCACTCAGGAAGCGCTGGCGCCGCTTGAACAGGAATATGAAATTCGTTTTTCCAGCGAGGAAGCGGGGTTGGTCGCCATCAGTTTCGGCGCTTGGCTGATGCAGGGTAACGCGCTGCAGGAAAAACAGGTGCTGTTACTGACGCTGGACAACCCGCAATTGGAAGAAGAAGTGGAACATCAGATCCGCGAATTAACGCTGCTGCCGCTGAATATCAAGTATCTGCCGCTGCGCGATTACCTGCGCTCCGGCGCGCCGCAGGGGGTCACGCTGGTGATCAGCCCTTATGCGGCGGTGCACAGTGAACCGCAGCCGCCGCTGATTTATACCGAATTACCGTTGGAACGCCAGCAGCGCAAAGCCATCCGCGCGCTGCTGGAAGCCTCTTAA
- a CDS encoding DUF1007 family protein, giving the protein MMTLRFIVAGFLASFSVGAVAHPHSFIDMNTTFVAKEQKLVGLKMVWVMDEITSADLLYDAQNAKSDSEVWKKLAAEVMANVLGQHYFTDVYRGGKPVKYLNLPTEYHLSRQGHQAVLEFVLPLAEPQPLAGKPFEISTYDPTYFVDMTYKDPTALHLPPEMAAQCKFSLKTPKPDSSLQAYALSLDKNDAPSEDMALGQQFAQRVTLQCQ; this is encoded by the coding sequence ATGATGACCTTACGTTTTATTGTGGCCGGTTTTTTAGCGTCATTCAGCGTCGGCGCTGTCGCTCACCCGCACAGCTTTATTGATATGAACACCACTTTCGTGGCGAAAGAGCAAAAGTTGGTCGGCTTGAAAATGGTCTGGGTAATGGATGAAATCACCTCGGCGGACCTGCTGTACGATGCGCAGAACGCGAAAAGCGACTCGGAAGTGTGGAAAAAGCTGGCGGCGGAAGTCATGGCCAACGTGCTCGGCCAGCACTATTTCACCGATGTGTATCGTGGCGGCAAGCCGGTGAAATACCTGAATCTGCCGACTGAATACCATTTGTCACGCCAGGGGCACCAGGCGGTGCTGGAATTTGTGCTGCCGCTGGCCGAGCCGCAGCCGCTGGCAGGCAAGCCGTTTGAAATATCCACCTACGATCCCACCTATTTTGTCGATATGACTTACAAAGACCCAACGGCGCTGCATCTGCCGCCGGAAATGGCCGCACAGTGCAAGTTCAGCCTGAAGACGCCGAAGCCGGATTCCTCCTTGCAGGCTTACGCATTGTCCCTCGATAAGAACGATGCCCCCAGCGAAGATATGGCGCTGGGGCAACAGTTCGCGCAGCGGGTTACTTTGCAATGTCAATAA
- a CDS encoding nickel/cobalt transporter — MSINLSQNTARKRHWAFSLWPLLVFALLLALAAQVAWHYWPQLLMQSVVWQKGLHQQLAGLLQQVKAAPRQAGLALTLFSLSYGVLHALGPGHGKVVIATYLATHPARLKSSLKLTFAASLVQGLVAIALVTLMLVVLQLSSRQLHQSSFWLEKGSFILVMLLGALLSWRALKRLYYAVKALRPSPALRIHSLQPLPPNHVHSEHCGCGHRHLPSDSELQAGSDWRTQTAIVLAMGMRPCSGAILVLLFSKVIGVFTWGVISALAMALGTSLTISLLALLVHYSRRLAVRLSRSRAPAAWSAVAWGALALAGGLILLFAGLLLYASAQPEFGGGIRPFSR, encoded by the coding sequence ATGTCAATAAACCTCAGCCAGAACACCGCGCGTAAGCGGCACTGGGCCTTCAGCCTGTGGCCGTTGTTGGTGTTTGCTCTGTTGCTGGCGTTGGCCGCACAGGTGGCGTGGCATTATTGGCCGCAGCTGCTGATGCAAAGCGTGGTGTGGCAGAAGGGGCTGCACCAGCAACTGGCCGGTCTGTTGCAGCAGGTAAAAGCCGCCCCCCGGCAGGCCGGGCTGGCGTTGACGCTGTTCAGTCTGAGCTATGGCGTGCTGCATGCGCTTGGCCCCGGGCACGGCAAGGTGGTGATCGCCACCTATCTGGCCACCCACCCGGCGCGGCTGAAAAGCAGCCTGAAACTGACCTTCGCCGCTTCGCTGGTTCAAGGGCTGGTGGCTATCGCGTTGGTGACCCTGATGCTGGTGGTGTTGCAGTTATCCTCTCGCCAACTGCACCAAAGCAGTTTTTGGCTGGAGAAGGGCAGTTTTATTCTGGTCATGCTGCTCGGCGCGCTGCTGAGCTGGCGGGCGCTGAAACGCCTGTACTACGCGGTGAAAGCGCTGCGTCCATCACCGGCGCTGCGCATCCACAGCCTGCAACCGCTGCCGCCAAATCATGTCCACAGCGAACACTGTGGCTGCGGGCACCGTCATTTGCCGAGCGACAGCGAGCTGCAGGCGGGCAGCGACTGGCGTACGCAAACCGCTATCGTGCTGGCGATGGGGATGCGCCCCTGCTCCGGGGCGATACTGGTGCTGCTGTTTTCCAAAGTGATTGGCGTATTCACCTGGGGCGTTATTTCGGCGCTGGCGATGGCGCTTGGCACGTCGCTGACCATTTCATTGTTGGCCTTGCTGGTGCATTACAGCCGCCGCTTGGCGGTGAGGCTCAGCCGTTCGCGCGCGCCGGCAGCCTGGAGCGCCGTAGCCTGGGGAGCACTGGCGTTGGCCGGCGGCCTGATTCTGCTGTTCGCCGGATTGCTGCTGTATGCCAGTGCCCAGCCGGAATTCGGTGGCGGCATCCGGCCTTTCTCCCGCTGA
- the suhB gene encoding inositol-1-monophosphatase produces MHPMLTIAVRAARKAGNLIAKNYETPDAVEASQKGTNDFVTNVDRDAEHLIIDVIRKSYPQHTIVTEERGELVGEDQDVQWVIDPLDGTSNFIKRFPHFSVSIAVRIKGRTEVAVVYDPMRNELFTATRGQGAQLNGYRLRGTNAKDLDGTILATGFPFKVKQHATPYINVVGKLFTQCADFRRTGSAALDLAYVAAGRVDGFFEIGLKPWDFAAGELLVRESGGLVTDFIGGHNHFSSGNVVAGNPRVVKAMLSTMREELSEALKR; encoded by the coding sequence ATGCATCCGATGCTGACTATCGCCGTGCGCGCTGCGCGCAAGGCCGGTAACCTGATTGCCAAAAACTACGAAACCCCGGACGCTGTAGAAGCGAGCCAGAAAGGGACCAATGACTTTGTCACTAACGTCGATCGCGATGCAGAGCATCTGATCATCGACGTGATCCGCAAGTCTTATCCGCAACACACTATTGTTACCGAAGAACGCGGTGAGCTGGTCGGCGAAGATCAGGATGTACAATGGGTGATCGATCCACTGGATGGCACCTCAAACTTCATCAAACGTTTCCCACACTTCTCAGTTTCCATCGCCGTACGCATCAAAGGCCGTACCGAAGTGGCTGTGGTTTACGATCCAATGCGCAACGAACTGTTTACCGCTACCCGTGGCCAGGGCGCACAGCTTAACGGCTACCGTCTGCGCGGCACCAATGCCAAAGATCTGGATGGCACCATCCTGGCCACCGGCTTCCCGTTCAAGGTTAAACAGCACGCAACCCCTTACATCAACGTGGTTGGCAAACTGTTTACCCAGTGCGCAGACTTCCGTCGCACCGGTTCCGCCGCGCTGGACCTGGCCTATGTGGCCGCCGGCCGCGTCGACGGTTTCTTCGAAATTGGCCTGAAGCCGTGGGACTTTGCTGCCGGCGAACTGCTGGTGCGCGAATCTGGCGGCCTGGTGACCGACTTTATTGGCGGCCATAACCACTTCAGCTCCGGCAACGTGGTTGCAGGCAACCCGCGCGTAGTGAAAGCCATGCTTTCTACCATGCGTGAAGAACTGAGCGAAGCGCTGAAGCGTTAA